The following coding sequences lie in one Phyllopteryx taeniolatus isolate TA_2022b chromosome 4, UOR_Ptae_1.2, whole genome shotgun sequence genomic window:
- the LOC133476390 gene encoding pannexin-1-like: protein MAIAHVATEYVFSDFLLKDPTEAKYKGIRLELAVDKIVTFLAVGLPLFLISLAFAQEVSVGTQISCFAPTNFSWRQAAYVDSFCWAAVQQQADGSPLWLHKFFPYILLSLAILVYIPALFWRFTAAPHLSSDLNFIMEELDRFYNRAIKLAKNLASLDTKDKDASQDTQSSALELTEGCFKYPLVEQYLKTKRFSHRLVIMYLACRGLTLLILLLACLYLGYYIRLASVTDEFPCDLRTGVLTNDSRVPSAVQCKLVAVGVFRLLSYINLGVYVLLTPLVAYAAVRPARQSSNFLRPYEMLPGFGALGIITPFYNDLSIYLLFLQENLSELKSFKCLQVLELLQEAGEEGFDAMCLLRTLGQVKTDVLDCKKACPRNKAKEVTS from the exons ATGGCGATTGCCCACGTAGCAACAGAATACGTTTTTTCGGACTTTTTGTTGAAGGATCCCACGGAGGCAAAGTACAAAGGAATACGACTGGAGCTGGCCGTGGACAAGATAGTGACCTTCCTGGCCGTGGGCCTACCTTTGTTTCTCATCTCGCTCGCTTTTGCTCAGGAAGTGTCCGTTG GAACACAAATCAGCTGCTTTGCCCCCACTAACTTCTCCTGGAGACAAGCAGCGTATGTGGATTCCTTTTGCTGGGCAGCAGTACAACAACAAGCTGATGGTTCACCACTCTGGCTTCACAAG TTCTTTCCATATATCCTGCTCTCACTGGCCATCCTTGTGTATATCCCTGCGCTTTTCTGGCGCTTCACTGCAGCCCCACATCTCTCCTCGGATCTCAACTTCATAATGGAGGAGCTTGACCGCTTTTATAATCGTGCCATTAAACTGGCAAAGAATTTGGCATCCTTGGATACTAAAGATAAGGATGCTTCACAGGACACACAGAG CAGTGCTCTGGAGCTGACTGAGGGTTGCTTCAAATATCCTTTAGTTGAGCAATATCTAAAGACCAAGCGCTTCTCTCACCGCCTCGTGATCATGTACTTGGCATGCCGAGGCTTGACTCTGCTCATCCTGCTGCTTGCCTGCCTCTACCTGGGATACTACATTCGACTGGCCTCCGTTACCGATGAGTTTCCTTGTGACTTGCGTACAGGGGTGCTGACCAATGACAGCAGGGTACCCTCAGCCGTCCAGTGTAAGCTTGTGGCAGTGGGCGTCTTCCGACTGCTCAGCTACATCAACCTTGGGGTGTATGTCCTACTCACTCCACTGGTGGCGTACGCCGCTGTCAGACCTGCACGTCAAAGTTCCAACTTCCTCCGGCCTTATGAGATGCTGCCGGGTTTTGGTGCTTTGGGGATCATCACACCCTTCTACAATGACCTCAGCATCTATCTGCTGTTTCTGCAGGAGAACCTAAGTGAATTAAAATCCTTCAAGTGCCTGCAG GTGCTCGAGTTGTTGCAAGAAGCTGGTGAGGAAGGGTTTGACGCCATGTGCCTACTGCGAACTCTGGGCCAGGTGAAAACAGATGTGTTGGATTGTAAGAAGGCATGTCCACGAAACAAAGCTAAGGAAGTGACATCATAA